A genomic window from Megalobrama amblycephala isolate DHTTF-2021 linkage group LG2, ASM1881202v1, whole genome shotgun sequence includes:
- the LOC125258385 gene encoding uncharacterized protein LOC125258385, giving the protein MTTYGGPSSSGSAGPRNNIVSASLDLGESGRPFVLAQQLRDSCRKWLLAEGSDVDLVIDRVVLEQIITRLPKKTAEWVQCHRPTSLDSAIQLAEDHMVACQGGGEPFQLSLSLPLFCPPLSLDLSLFPGLVRPAHLAPGAERPRRRFMDPGGRDSLLPGRTPLLLLPFLRISHLTHSLPQERRAGLGRLVGGVGTRIILWINVRLWKLGR; this is encoded by the coding sequence ATGACGACCTACGGCGGGCCATCATCCAGCGGGTCGGCCGGACCCCGGAACAACATCGTCAGCGCTTCCCTCGACCTGGGTGAGTCCGGCCGGCCCTTCGtgttggcccaacagctccgggactcgtgcCGCAAATGGTTGCTGGCTGAGGGAAGCGACGTGGATCTGGTCATCGATCGCGTGGTGCTGGAGCAGATCATCACTCGGCTTCCAAAGAAGacggccgagtgggtccagtgccaccgccccacgtcgctggactcAGCCATCCAATTGGCGGAGGACCACATGGTGGCGTGCCAAGGGGGCGGCGAACCCTTCcagctgtctctctctctccctctcttttgtccccctctctctctagaCCTGTCCCTCTTCCCAGGTCTCGTCCGCCCGGCCCACCTCGCCCCCGGGGCGGAACGGCCCCGACGCCGCTTTATGGACCCAGGGGGGCGGGACTCCCTGCTGCCGGGACGGAccccactcctgcttctcccctTTCTCCGCATCAGccatttaacccactcactgCCACAGgagcggcgggcaggtctgggccggctTGTTGGCGGTGTGGGGACCCGGATCATTTTGTGGATAAATGTCCGGTTATGGAAGTTGGGACGATGA